The Solanum dulcamara chromosome 2, daSolDulc1.2, whole genome shotgun sequence region GAAAATATGAGAGAAATCCTTCTTGGTTACATATCGATAGATACATGGGATATGATCGACTCATCATCCTGTGTGGAATTTATGAAGCATGTCTCATGCTTTAATTTTTTCTACAATTCTTGTGCCTACTTTCGTTATTTTATATGGTACATTAACAAATTGTGCCCAACATGCACATACGTAGAATATCCGCTGGATGTGATCCTTAATAGTTCACTGTTGATAAAATCAATGTCCTAGGATCTCAATGACTCATTTTGGCTGAAATAAGgatattatgttttaaatataaAAGAGGACAATTGAAAGTAATATAATATTTAGGGAAAATTTaaagcaaaaaaaaacaaaaaggattAAAATATGATGCAACATATAATGTTAGTGTGtgaacattttaacattttattaaattgcaattttagcaattgtccattgatgacatttaatgtcatctttattattctttctttagtgcataaaaatgtctttcattatcatctttatttagtgcaagactaaatcattccattatgtattttttaatttaattatcactaataagtggtgcactaaatcatattattatgtatttttaatttaattatcactaataagtggtgcactaaatcataatggtgcactaaatcataatggtacactaaatgatgataatgatggcattctattattttttcatctttgtatgattttctctcctataaatagagaggtcttctttgttttgaaggtagaataagagaagaaaaaattgagagagttaagtttatataaaaaagagagttcttattagttgaagggaggtgttctttgtgtagagctttaaactcaactcttgtccagagtttgttgagttacatttttgtgataaggttgttgtatcctggaggggacaagtcaagaggactactgctggaccagtgaaacgatttactgcagtgggcttgaatctccttaaagagagcgagatatccgcgcctcagccaagaagtgaagttaatttcttcattttatttttttaattgtaatttgtaatcttataatttctccaacaattttaaggagattcaatatggctacaattgaaaaatccaCGGATATCAAGATGGGAGATCTAAACAAACCATTTCGGTTTAATGGTAATCATTTCAAGAGATGGAAGGGTAAAGTACTTTTctacttaagtcttctcaatgtttcatatgtgttgactcaaaaaaatcctaataaagttgACATCCTCTCCATGGATAACGATGAACTAATTTCTCATCAAGAGAAAGTGGAAAAGTACAATAATGATTCCTACAAGTGTCggtattatattcttaattgtctatctgataatttttatgattattatgatagaacttactctagtgcaaagaaaatatggaaagcatTGCAGAGTAAATATGATACCGAAGAAGCTGGAGCGAAAAAATATGCTGCTAGTCGATTTTTTCGTTTCCAAATGGTGGATGATAAATCAGTGATAGACcaagctcaagattttataatgatcgttggagagctcaggtctgaggaagtcaaaattggagacaatcttattgtttgtggcataatagacaaacttccaccttcatggaaggagtttcaaaaaactatgcgccacaaacaaaaggaaacctctcttgagactttgatcatgaaaatccgcatggaagaggaggcaaggggccaagatgcacttttacaaaatgaagagagcaacatcacaacgaaggtaaatttagttacttcaaaatatattactcctgaatctaacaaaaatacctctttgaagcctaagaagaaaaagttcaagaaaaataatggtagacttttcaagaaaaataatggtgaaaatagccaagcacaaaatcaacaagtttatgataaaggaCCGTGCTTTGTCTGTGGCAAGAGTGGGCATATTGCTCGATTTTGCAGATACCGGAAACGTGGTCCTATACCTCAGGCAAACGTTACCGAAGAGCCTTTTGTGGCAATGATTACAGACATAAACATGGTTGAGAATGTTGATGGATGGTGGGCTGATTCTGGTGCAAACCGTCATGTCTGTTatgacaaagattggtttaaaaaatatactccttttggagagcccaaaaccatcatgctcggtgattctcatactactcaagtgcttggaacgggagatgtcgaattgtgttttacctctggaaggatattaactttgaaagatgtactttatactccttccatgagaaaaaacttgatgtctagttttcttcttaataaagcaggctttaaacaaattattgaatctgatcaatatgtaattgtgaaaaaaggtatttttgtgggaaaggggtatgcttgtgatgggatgtttaaactgaatgttgaaatgaataaaatttctacttctgtttacatgctttcttctactaatttttggcatgctcgtttgtgtcatattaatgatcgttatgttggaatcatgagtaatttaggattaatcccagtgattaaaaagaattttgaaaagtgtgaagcttgtagtaaagcaaaaatcactaaaaggcctcattttaaagttgaaagaaaaactgatttattagaattagttcacactgatatttgtgaacttggaggaattttaactcgtggaggaaatagatattttatcactttcattgatgatttttctaagtttacatatgtttacttaatgaaaaataaaagtgatgcttttgaaaattttaaattttttctccatgaggttgaaaatcagtttgggaagaaaataaaaagaattagaagtgatagaggccgtgaatatgagtcaaatgagtttaattcttttgttagatcattgggaataattcatgaaactactcctccttattcaccttcatctaatggtgtagcggaaaggaaaaatagaactttggttgaattgactaatgccatgcttattgagtcaaatgcacctttgaatttttggggtgaagctattttgactgcgtgttatgtgttaaatcgagtgcctcataaaaagactaaactaacaCCTTTTGAGTTGTGGAAAGGTCATAAGCCAAATTTGGGATATCTAAGAGTTTGGGGTTGTCTAGCCTTTGTGAGGCTAATGGATCCCAAAGTTACAAAATTGGGTAAGAAAGTTACTACTTGTGCTTTTCttggttatgcttcaaatagtacagcctatagattttttaatcttgaagataaaattgtaatagaatcaggtgatgctatttttcatgaaaataaatttccttttgattctaaaaatagtgggggtcaaagaattgaacaaaatattttatcactacctagttcttcttcttccattttaaaaaataaagaaattgatgattttgaggtaagaagaagtaaaagagctagagtagaaaaagattttgggcctgatttttatgtttttaatgttggagatgaccctttcactttacaagaagctttatcttcgtatgattctattttttggaaagaggctgtaaatgatgaaatggaatcactaatttctaataaaacttgGAAGTTAGTTGATTTACCACCAGGTTGTAAAACAATTGGTTGCAAATGGGTCTTACGAAAAAAGTTAAAACCAGATGGATCaatcgataaatataaggctagactagttgctaaagggtttaagcaagtagaaggcctagagttttttgatactttttctccggtaacaagaattacatccattagacttttaattgctatggctgcaatttttgatttgcatattcatcaaatggatgtaaaaactgcttttttaaatggagaacttaatgaagaaatttatatggaacaacctgaaggttttgttgaagcaggccaagaaagcaaagtatgtaaacttactaaatccctatatggcttgaaacaggcaccaaagcaatggcatgaaaagtttgattcctgcatgattgaaaatgattttaaaacaaatgagtgtgataagtgcatatatcataagtcttggaataatacacatgttattatttgcctatatgttgatgatttattgatctttggctcgaatatgaatgttattgatgatactaagaacattcttagaagccattttgatatgaaagatcttggtgaggcaaattttattctaggaataaaaattactagaacatgtgatggaattttccttgaccagtcacattatgttgagaaaattttaaaaaaatataactttcttgattgcaagcatgttttaactccttttgattaagtgtacacttgtttcctgttcaaagtgaaattgatgtgataaatcaaaaggaatatgctagcgtaattggaagtttgagatatgtgactgattgcactaggcctgatattgcatatgcagtaggagtacttagcaggtttactagcaagccaggtaatgaacattggcatgctataacaagagttatgagatatttaattggaacaaaaacttgtggtttgttctataaaaaatatcctgCTGTACTTGAAGGCTTTTCTGATGCAGATTGGAACACTTTAGCAGGTGATTCCTGTTCTACCACTGGTTACATTTTTATATTGGGTGGTGGTGCTGTttgttggaaatcaaaaaaacaaactataattgctaactctaccatggaggctgaactaattgctttagcttcagctagtgaggaagcgaattggttaagagatttattatttcaaataccttattttgaaaaaccaattcctccaattttaattcattgtgatagcactgcagcaattggtagagttcaaaatcgttattacaacggtaaatccagacctataaggaggaaacacagtaatgtaagatcatatttgacaagtggtaccattaatgttgattatgtcaaatcttgtgaaaatCTTGCAGATCCTCTTACTAAGGCCTTAACAAGAGAAAAGGTCTGGAGCACATCGAGGGGGATGGGATTGAAGCCTATAAATACATGAGTCATATATGAGGAAACCCAACTTGGAGACTAGAGATCTTATAACCAGGTTCAATGGGAAAAAcgaatcatatgatgacttgttgtgaaaaaaatgcactatttttatTCCCTCCCTATGATGTGAGTGCATTGTTTCCTGTAGTGAATTGAGGAGGTTGAGTTTaaaaaactcttaatgaaaatctgtaGCCCGTATGGGTGGAGTGTTAAATTTACAGGAGCACTCTTGATagatttcacctatgtgagTATGGAAGTAGGCCGCTTCCTATGAGAATTAGGCTTATTCTCAAAAGCACTCATAAAACCGGGATAGCACAAGGCCGTAATGTGCTGGCTTATAAAGCTCGTGACAGTACCTTGATTACTATGTGTGAGCAGTAATATTTTATGTCCCTTAAGCAGTCATAGTTCAAGTCTGAGACCACTACGACTCTGGAGTAAAAGTTATTGTTTCACTAAGTGGAGGTTCAATGCAGAGCACACCTTCATTATGTATAGTAATCTTCCTTCAGCTGATAAACTCtcttatacaatattaaaatgagtgggggattgttagtgtgtgaacattttaacattttattaaattgcaattttagcaattgtccattgatgacatttaatgtcatctttattattctttctttagtgcataaaaatgtctttcattatcatctttatttagtgcaagactaaatcattccattatgtattttttaatttaattatcactaataagtggtgcactaaatcatattattatgtatttttaatttaattatcactaataagtggtgcactaaatcataatggtgcactaaatcataatggtacactaaatgatgataatgatggcattctattattttttcatctttgtatgattttctctcctataaatagagaggtcttctttgttttgaaggtagaataagagaagaaaaaattgagagagttaagtttatataaaaaagagagttcttattagttgaagggaggtgttctttgtgtagagctttaaactcaactcttgtccagagtttgttgagttacatttttgtgataaggttgttgtatcctggaggggacaagtcaagaggactactgctggaccagtgaaacgatttactgcagtgggcttgaatctccttaaagagagcgagatatccgcgcctcagccaagaagtgaagttaatttcttcattttatttttttaattgtaatttgtaatcttataatttctccaacatataatatatatacacataagtAAAAATACCTATCTACGCAATGAATGGAAGAGGTGCAATTAACACCATTTGGATAAGGGTGGCTACACCACTATTTTGGGTGTTGAATTTTAGTTCTGTGCTAATCTCTTGTGCTTTTAAGTGCAAATGAGCAAATGCAAAATAAGAAAAGTAAGTCATGGAAGTTAAAAGAGAGATTTAGATTTATGAACACGTTATTTTATTTGGTGAACCTCTTTTATGTGTGACAGAATTGAGATTGTTAATTACTCTACAACTACTGCAATAAAAATATGTTATCTTGGCAATTACAGGTTGAAAAAGCTGTTGTCATGCCATTTTTACAGGTTAGCAAATCTTCACTCCTCTTTCGTACTGTGATCCAACGCTCATCGAATTCCCAATCTGGTTTTCTTGATTGTAGTTCCAATTTTCTTACCCTTTGTAAAGGAAAATCCGTTAGACGACTAATTTCTTGTGTTGGATCATCAATGTTTTCTGATTCTTCGTTTGAATTCCAAATGCATTGATCAAGAATGCTTGTTGGAGAACTCGTGTTCAAATCAAGAAATGGATGATTGAGGAGTTGTTTAGCAGAACATCTCTGTTTTGGATCTCTTCTCAAGCATATGTTTAAAAAATCCCTTGCTTGTGATGACAAAAACTTTGGAATTTCTGGTGTTTGGTCAGAAAATGCTATATGGTAAAGCAATGAAGCAGGGTTGTTAACTTTAGTCCACGGTGAGCCACCCGTGGCCATTTCTATAATCGTGCATCCTAACGCCCATATATCAGCAGCAAACCCTTGTTCTTCCCCACGAGCCACTTCTGGTGCCATGTACATAGGTGTGCCACCAATTGTCATGACATCAACCAGTTTAGAACATCCGAAATCCCCAATTTTGACACCGGTTTTACCTATCAAAATGTTGTGACCCTTAATGTCGCAATGTACTATGCCTTTTGAGTGTAGGTAATCTAGTCCTTCAACAATTTGTTTCGTGTAGTATCCGATCAACTTCTCATTCAACCGTCCTCCCTGTTTCCTAATTTCATCAATGAGTATCCCATGGGGCATGTACTCCATCATAAGATTGAACTTTACCTTGTCGTTCTCTCTAGTTACATCGTACCCCTTGTAGCCAACTACGTAAAGGGAGTTCAATGTTGATAGAATTTTTTGCTCCTTTTGCAAGAATTCAGACCGAGACAATTCCGTGGACTTGACAGCAAAAATCTCGCCGGAGCAGTGTGAAATGGCGACCGAGACAGCAGCCGTAGAGCCGTGGCCTATAGTGTGGCCTCTGGTCCagtgcatttttttttttttggagaagaATTTGGTAGGAGCCAGTTAGAAAGTGGAAAGAGTTTAGGACATGTTCTGTTACAAAGAGGTGGTTATATTATATAAGAGTATAAAATAGTGAATGTCTAAATTAGTTTGGTAAGGCTTAGGTTTGCCTTTTTTCCTATTAAAGACTTGAAAAGTTTGGTTCTTTTAATTATGGCCAATTACTTGTGGCTTTTAGGCAGCTTTGGGTAGGCTGGAGGAGGACTAAATGTGATGTGCCCTATTAGGAAAATGCCACGTGGCAAACTAAGGAATGAGAAAgtgaaatgttttttttttgttaattactCGGTGTTCGGTATCCGCTTCAACTAATCTGAATTCGTGCCGGGTCGGACCCCATCGAGAGGTAGCGCTCCTTACCTATCCAGTGCTCGAACCTGAGAACTCTGATTAAGGAAGAATTAGCCTTATTCACTGCACTATATATTTTGATGGTAAAATCGGTAATTGAATGTTAATTATCTTTCAAAAAcaagttggagagggtggattGGATTGGACCAATAGAAATGGCTGCTATTGGATTTTTCTTGTTCCTTGCATCAATATTTatacaaaattatattaattaattataatcaaaTGATAAATTAAGGTCAGAATATATATGAACTAATTATGGTTTAATGATAACGATATGTGAAgatatatttcatgtatttaTTAGTTTGATATACATAACTTGTACTGATGAGTTTTTACCTACTTCCTGGTAGGTAGTGAAATTATGGCTTAAATGTTTTTTGAACAAAATTTACCATAATTGTGTTGTACTACCTTTTAGAGAAAACAAGCAAAATGCgattcaaacaaaaaaaatgtctTGGAGCTTGTTTGGGTTGCCttaaaaaatgacttttaagtcaaaaaatataaaggaaaaattattagaaaaaatactttttaataaataattattgattttagtgatactttttatttattgctattatagcaatattatgatatatctactatgtattaaaattgaattttgcatgcaatataaatgtattataagtgttttaaaatatattatacttgtttggtaagaaattgacacaatatattataagtgtattaaagtatgtgataaataaattattcatgaataaaacttgtattatatgagttttataaattattctcgctaatatatattaaaattgtattataagtgttcagtgaaaaaaaaatattattgctataaatggtaaatattttcttaatatagtacatttatgtaaattttcctTAGAAAAAAGTAGGAAGGAccaacttttatcttttgacttctttttgTAAGTTTTAACTTATGTTAAACACTTTTTTGATTTGACAAATACTTTTAAAggttactccctccattccatattaattgaattttcgagggatttttaatataaattttccTTAGAAAAAAGTAGGAAGGACCAACTTTTAACTTTTGACttctttttgtaaattttaactTATGTTAAACACTTTTTTGATTTGCCAAACACTTTTAAAagttactccctccattccatattaagtgaatttttgagaaatttttcattgttcaaaataattgaattgttcaaagttcaagatagatgtttgaaattttttccatatttgccctttcatttattgaagttttatattttctaggagataaatcaaACTACtcgcaaagttatatttatgattttacaaagggcAATAGTGAAaagtatgattcaaattatgtccttgaatatttttcttaatatatgtgCATTGCCTCACAAATTAACTTAATATGGAATGAAGGGagtaaaaaataacttaaaagcTGATTTGACCAACTTTTAATCCAATCCAAACAAATTATTAGAGcttatttggattgacttattttaagtgatttttaagttaaaataatttttatgtatttttgtagtgtttgaataaaattaaaagaagagTTAATCAATTGATTTAagctaaaataataaaaataagtcaaaggCCTATACTTGttctgtttcaatttatttgtttggTTTTAACTTAATAtttgtttaagaaaataaataagattattgaattttgtgatcttaaacTAAATTTATgtaaaatgtattaaaatgtCCTCTAATCTTGTTATTTCGAACATAtcatgtgaaaaattaaaattaaaaaattatcaaaaaaataaaagacaatcTTTTCAAGCAaactaaaaaaaacttaaatataaGCAAATTGAAACAGAGGAGGAGGGAGTACTATATAAGGGGCAATAGGCAAGCATGATCATGATCAAGTGATGATTTCATTCAAAATGGCTCTTGTTCTACCCCCTTTAAAGGAACTTTTTTATGACTGAAGACTTAATGTAACcgtttgaattattttttttaaaaatagacaAATTATATGGTTAAATAGATATTTGTCAGAAATAATTTTCAACAGTACTTTCAAAATCTGTGATCAAACAAATTCTTATTGTTTGGCTAAATTTCTAAAAAGTTTTTCTTAGTGAATTTCTCAGAAAGTGATTTTCAAGTGATTTCCAAAAATGTACTTGTTACGATCCGAATTTGAGTGTGATGACATCTGTTTTTTTCCACcggataagtcagcctaaattcaatattttcgGTGAATAAAGTGGAAAATAgtctaaataagtaaataataaacaaaaacgGAAGTTTTTCAACTTAAACACTCtcaaagattggttgtcacatgtacaagccgctaaagaaaacaaaactgaaataaaatacaagtctcaatatgtcttcaactctcaaatagagtaaagcataaaagtGCAGGAAAATCTGAGAATATGTTGAATGTCAATAGCTACCTCTCCCAAACTCCTGGAAGCCTCGATTATCATAAAAGGGTCGGTGATCAAGTCTAGGCTCAGaatctacacaagtgtagaagcaatgatgagtaccaaacaacacggtacccaacaagctaactagaaaaattaagtaaatctaatagaattCACGAACTCCTTTCCAGCCCAACCGAACCTCTGTAACTACAACTTACACAGAAATCATCCCAACCTAACAACTCATACTAAATAGTTCAATAAAGTTCAGATTATAGCTCAATATCAGAACATATAACATAGAGATAATCACAAGTCACATATAAGCATCAAGTCTGTCACACACAGTGtagaacatatatatacacattcaatgatcatgcatgtgtgcaCTTACCGAAAAAGACCTCGACTTAATAATCTCagaccgaaaatgacctcggtctcatAATCTCTGACTGGAAATGACCTTGGTCTCATGATCTCtaaccgaaaatgacctcggtctccTAATCTCtgatcaaaaatgacctcggtgtTATATCTctgaccaaaaatgacctcggtccaGCAACCTTACCGtaaatgacctcggcaatataATCCCACTAGAAATGACCTCGGTAATATAATATCTCTAACCAGAAATAACCTCGGTCTCACAATCATATACCTCTCATCACAATatttcagaaccaatgcaacaacatgctcacacaagtaacgaggaataatcaattcaaacaaaCTGCAATCATAATTAAACTAtcaattattttatcaaatacacatagatatctagatcACGGTAAGTAATATTCAATTTTCAACAATAACAAacatcattttttattaaacCCCATCGATTCATTTTATATTAGTTCATTTCTCAATTCAACCCGTAACCTTATCCCCATTACTCCTAACACA contains the following coding sequences:
- the LOC129876858 gene encoding mitogen-activated protein kinase kinase kinase 17 — translated: MHWTRGHTIGHGSTAAVSVAISHCSGEIFAVKSTELSRSEFLQKEQKILSTLNSLYVVGYKGYDVTRENDKVKFNLMMEYMPHGILIDEIRKQGGRLNEKLIGYYTKQIVEGLDYLHSKGIVHCDIKGHNILIGKTGVKIGDFGCSKLVDVMTIGGTPMYMAPEVARGEEQGFAADIWALGCTIIEMATGGSPWTKVNNPASLLYHIAFSDQTPEIPKFLSSQARDFLNICLRRDPKQRCSAKQLLNHPFLDLNTSSPTSILDQCIWNSNEESENIDDPTQEISRLTDFPLQRVRKLELQSRKPDWEFDERWITVRKRSEDLLTCKNGMTTAFSTCNCQDNIFLLQ